A window of the Cystobacter fuscus genome harbors these coding sequences:
- a CDS encoding class I SAM-dependent methyltransferase, whose translation MAQPKHTAEIYAAQHRGDADHYATYFAGMDASMQQKVALTTAHFPTRGRVADMGSGSGRGTYDLACLYNGLELVGVDINPVSVDMAHTTYQRPNLRFVAGDIADPVFPPESLDGVLDSSVLHHVTSFNDFSLARLETCLDNQVRALRTGGVIIIRDFVIPDGPDEVWLDLPTTDGVAGGDVPTLSTAALFERFARDFRCGVNRSGPVPYTRLASPHAGHVRYRLALRAANEFILRKDYRADWDVELLEEYTYFSQADFEAAFRARGLRILSSMPIRNPWILANRYEGRFHLSGVDGRPLPFPPTNYLIVGEKVPPGAGVELREEHSEPLTTPRFLSLSTWRHEVSRQVFELVERPGRTLDVLPWFRLDGQVFVLAKKGFPRPIVNACADHPNLGGAALSGYVTEPLAAITLGGEAAPQAIARILRERAGLGEGHVLHVSEPVRYFTSPGGVNERVSAYLVEVLPSDAPPALDYGPFTSAGSVRELDARQVLRACHVGGMVDARLEINIHRLLRRLGAPPGPWIGAPLALTEQPHGPREAPDALTPERRAVFSAHDDGATGYLAPRTGTFTERDAQGRVLASVPREYLVPGGASRNTAVALPVVRTREGFRVGLEHRELPAVQHFTGGAGLAVVPAWRLPRTLSHPSQVPAFAAERLREEFSVTVRRAWELGGPYHTTPGVTPELAWPFAVEVEADAACDSRLRWLPLETLISRLDDVQDAHLLVVAWRLAHALGVLG comes from the coding sequence ATGGCACAGCCGAAGCACACCGCCGAGATCTACGCCGCCCAGCACCGGGGCGATGCGGACCACTACGCCACCTACTTCGCGGGCATGGACGCCTCCATGCAGCAGAAGGTGGCTCTCACCACCGCGCACTTCCCCACGCGCGGCCGGGTGGCCGACATGGGCAGTGGCTCCGGCCGGGGCACCTACGATCTGGCCTGTCTCTACAATGGCTTGGAACTGGTGGGCGTGGACATCAACCCCGTGTCCGTCGACATGGCCCACACCACCTACCAGCGCCCCAACCTGCGCTTCGTGGCCGGGGACATCGCCGACCCCGTCTTCCCGCCCGAGTCCCTCGATGGCGTGCTCGACTCGTCGGTGCTCCACCACGTCACCAGCTTCAATGACTTCTCCCTCGCCCGGCTGGAGACGTGTCTGGACAACCAGGTGCGCGCGCTGCGCACCGGCGGCGTCATCATCATCCGCGACTTCGTCATCCCCGATGGCCCCGATGAGGTCTGGCTCGATCTGCCCACCACGGATGGCGTCGCGGGCGGCGACGTTCCCACTCTGTCCACCGCCGCGCTCTTCGAGCGCTTCGCGCGCGACTTCCGCTGCGGCGTCAACCGCTCGGGGCCGGTTCCCTATACGCGCCTCGCCTCGCCCCACGCGGGCCATGTCCGCTACCGGCTCGCCCTGCGCGCCGCCAACGAGTTCATCCTCCGCAAGGACTACCGCGCCGACTGGGACGTGGAGCTGCTCGAGGAGTACACCTATTTCTCCCAGGCGGACTTCGAGGCCGCCTTCCGCGCGCGCGGGCTGCGCATCCTCAGCTCCATGCCCATCCGCAACCCGTGGATCCTCGCCAACCGCTACGAGGGGCGCTTCCACCTGTCGGGCGTGGACGGGCGGCCTCTGCCGTTTCCCCCCACCAACTACCTCATCGTGGGCGAGAAGGTGCCACCGGGCGCGGGCGTGGAACTGCGCGAGGAGCACTCCGAGCCGCTCACCACGCCCCGTTTCCTGTCCTTGAGCACCTGGCGCCACGAGGTGTCCCGCCAGGTGTTCGAGCTGGTGGAGCGGCCGGGGCGCACGCTGGACGTGCTGCCCTGGTTCCGGCTGGACGGCCAGGTGTTCGTGCTCGCCAAGAAGGGCTTTCCGCGGCCCATCGTCAACGCGTGCGCGGACCATCCCAACCTCGGCGGCGCGGCGCTCTCGGGCTATGTCACCGAGCCCCTCGCCGCCATCACCCTCGGCGGGGAGGCCGCGCCCCAGGCCATCGCCCGCATCCTGCGCGAGCGCGCCGGGCTGGGCGAGGGCCATGTCCTCCACGTGAGCGAGCCGGTGCGCTACTTCACCTCGCCCGGCGGGGTGAACGAGCGCGTCTCCGCGTACCTGGTGGAGGTGCTCCCGTCGGATGCTCCGCCCGCGCTCGACTACGGTCCGTTCACGAGCGCGGGCTCGGTGCGCGAGCTGGACGCGCGCCAGGTGCTGCGCGCCTGCCACGTGGGCGGCATGGTGGACGCGCGCCTGGAGATCAACATCCACCGGCTCCTGCGCCGGCTGGGCGCTCCACCGGGGCCGTGGATTGGCGCCCCGCTCGCGCTCACCGAGCAGCCCCACGGGCCCCGGGAGGCGCCGGACGCGCTCACCCCCGAGCGCCGCGCCGTCTTCTCCGCGCACGATGACGGAGCCACGGGCTACCTGGCCCCACGCACGGGCACCTTCACCGAGCGGGATGCCCAGGGGCGCGTGCTCGCGAGCGTGCCCCGCGAGTACCTCGTGCCGGGTGGGGCGAGCCGCAACACGGCGGTGGCGCTGCCGGTGGTGCGCACGCGCGAGGGCTTCCGGGTGGGCCTGGAGCACCGCGAGCTGCCGGCGGTGCAGCACTTCACGGGAGGCGCGGGGCTCGCGGTGGTGCCGGCCTGGCGGCTGCCGCGCACGCTCTCCCATCCGTCCCAGGTGCCCGCCTTCGCGGCCGAGCGCCTGCGCGAGGAGTTCTCCGTGACGGTGCGCCGCGCGTGGGAGCTGGGTGGTCCCTACCACACGACGCCCGGGGTCACCCCGGAGCTGGCCTGGCCGTTCGCCGTGGAGGTCGAGGCCGACGCGGCGTGTGACTCCCGCCTGCGCTGGCTACCGCTGGAGACGCTGATTTCCCGGTTGGATGACGTGCAGGACGCGCACCTGCTGGTGGTGGCGTGGCGCCTCGCGCACGCGCTGGGCGTGCTGGGCTGA
- a CDS encoding serine/threonine protein kinase, giving the protein MGEVVDGYRLERRLGEGGQGTVFRARRDGQLHALKFLPLGNEDRAWRELEVRLRLRRMQEVGVSACGPWPSARPRYLYLVMPYVHGRSLPDWAREHNPTARQTARVLADVARQLVRVHRAGVVHRDIKGDNVLVRHEDGRAVLVDFGVGTYWGALDITHPLAMPGTPRYRSPEALRFRREHLGEHSPGRPSDDLWALGVVLYWLLTGVHPFYTNVPDEGALANVILQHHPEPPHMLNPRVPRALSELCLRMLEKSLAARPQSAQAVGEEVEALLSSADGTWDVALCEEWEEDDASTPQEVWLDWGELRDRAWRLAAQALRRPLRGRALPPEEASTATTSPTPASQRTRLWSGTLATFVLGGSLCLPPPVSGLAPPGIAHSGQEVAAPGEPPEGGHGAAPEWWAEIPVPVASATPWKDSTRVSTSTPSPVQSPAPSSSQTPVLGKLVWACTTAAALAQASCAGPSQELRRFYAEPTPAECPEGAVETMQKLGMFDVPVEPTVEFPNPGLKNAEVRPGPVTVISLMTWGELPTRTTRFTGELFFGETLVHGRFTQAHTADGHTYPICAELWLGYMRKGLVKEKGSTRDTALVRAWPTLRAVKRFE; this is encoded by the coding sequence GTGGGCGAGGTCGTGGATGGCTACCGGCTGGAGCGTCGGCTGGGAGAGGGCGGCCAGGGCACCGTGTTCCGCGCCCGTCGAGACGGACAACTCCATGCCCTCAAGTTCCTGCCCCTGGGGAACGAGGACCGGGCGTGGCGCGAGTTGGAGGTGCGGCTGCGGCTGCGGCGCATGCAAGAGGTGGGGGTGTCCGCGTGCGGTCCGTGGCCCTCGGCGCGGCCCCGCTACCTCTACCTCGTCATGCCCTATGTGCATGGCCGTTCCCTCCCCGACTGGGCGAGGGAGCACAATCCCACGGCGAGGCAGACCGCGCGCGTGCTGGCGGACGTGGCACGACAGCTCGTGCGGGTGCACCGGGCCGGTGTGGTGCACCGGGACATCAAGGGCGACAACGTGCTCGTGCGGCACGAGGACGGGCGCGCGGTGCTGGTGGACTTCGGCGTGGGCACGTACTGGGGCGCGCTCGACATCACCCACCCCCTGGCGATGCCCGGCACGCCCCGCTACCGCAGCCCCGAGGCGCTGCGCTTCCGGCGCGAACACCTGGGCGAGCACTCCCCGGGGCGTCCCTCGGATGACCTGTGGGCGCTGGGGGTGGTGCTCTATTGGCTGCTCACGGGCGTCCACCCCTTCTACACGAACGTGCCCGACGAGGGCGCACTCGCCAACGTCATCCTCCAGCACCACCCCGAGCCCCCTCATATGCTCAACCCGCGCGTGCCCCGCGCGCTGAGCGAGCTGTGCCTGCGCATGCTGGAGAAGTCGCTCGCCGCACGCCCCCAGAGCGCCCAGGCCGTGGGGGAGGAAGTGGAGGCATTGCTCTCGAGCGCGGATGGCACCTGGGACGTGGCGCTCTGCGAGGAGTGGGAGGAGGACGATGCCAGCACCCCGCAGGAGGTGTGGCTCGACTGGGGAGAGTTGCGCGATCGGGCATGGCGGCTCGCGGCCCAGGCCCTGCGGCGTCCCCTGCGCGGCAGGGCCCTGCCTCCCGAGGAGGCCTCCACGGCCACCACTTCCCCCACCCCCGCGTCCCAGCGGACCCGTCTCTGGTCCGGGACCCTGGCCACCTTCGTCCTCGGGGGCTCGCTCTGCCTGCCACCTCCGGTCTCGGGACTTGCCCCGCCAGGGATTGCGCACTCCGGCCAGGAAGTGGCGGCTCCTGGCGAGCCACCCGAAGGTGGACATGGCGCAGCGCCCGAGTGGTGGGCGGAAATCCCTGTGCCCGTCGCCAGCGCGACGCCCTGGAAGGACAGCACGCGCGTGAGCACTTCGACTCCGTCTCCCGTTCAATCCCCTGCACCCTCCTCTTCCCAGACACCCGTGCTCGGCAAGCTCGTGTGGGCCTGCACCACGGCCGCCGCCCTCGCCCAGGCGTCCTGTGCTGGCCCGAGCCAGGAGCTGCGGCGCTTCTACGCCGAGCCGACCCCCGCCGAGTGCCCCGAGGGCGCGGTGGAGACCATGCAGAAGCTGGGCATGTTCGATGTTCCGGTCGAGCCCACCGTGGAGTTCCCCAATCCAGGATTGAAGAACGCCGAGGTCCGCCCCGGCCCCGTGACGGTCATCAGCCTCATGACCTGGGGAGAGCTCCCGACCCGCACCACCCGATTCACGGGAGAGCTGTTCTTCGGAGAGACCCTCGTCCACGGACGATTCACCCAGGCGCACACCGCGGATGGGCACACCTATCCCATCTGCGCGGAGCTCTGGCTGGGCTACATGCGCAAGGGCCTCGTCAAGGAGAAGGGCAGCACCCGGGACACCGCCCTCGTTCGAGCGTGGCCCACGCTGCGAGCCGTGAAGCGATTCGAGTAG
- a CDS encoding OmpA family protein — translation MSHTKPSSPPGTKWDGGPSKWSTVAGRLCVAALLLSSPAALAQPTGLASFELERLELNPSARGSLVLGTGELLPEGSARLSVAGHYESNPLSLYREGERLGAVVGHRVTGHLLAAWAPLRWLEVGAQVPLVVWQRGDDLSARGVPALASAGLGTPLLHVRLGLLAQQRQAPVDLALELGVGLPLGSAEALSRDGAVRLAPKVMLGRDLGWLRTGMEVGVLVRPAVILGDGTKVQDEVGNELRLGAAVSTRGAGLRGELNVRGSVPLAARESGSVEVLAGLRLPLGSSAEAYALGGPGFGNAPGTPAFRVLLGVALGGRDRSAAAAPGGPDGDGDGVVDARDKCPTEAGPASRQGCPVRDEDRDGIADEFDRCPTKVGPPATLGCPVPVKDTDQDGIADTSDDCPKEPGPASSLGCPVRLVDADADKDGVADSVDGCPREAGPASSQGCPVKRADASAGGDKDKDGVADALDNCPTEAGVATNQGCPEKQKQYVAIQKGKLEIKEQVAFANRKAVIQPSSFAMLNQVSGILGQHPEFGRVIIEGHTDNRGSAEANRKLSLARAEAVKAYLVSKGVQASRLETRGLGPDQPIRSNLTESGRVANRRVEFIIATPERELK, via the coding sequence ATGAGCCACACCAAACCGTCCTCCCCCCCGGGGACGAAGTGGGATGGAGGCCCGTCGAAGTGGTCGACGGTCGCCGGACGCCTGTGCGTTGCCGCCCTCCTGTTGTCCTCTCCGGCCGCGCTCGCACAACCGACGGGGCTGGCCTCCTTCGAGCTGGAGCGGCTGGAGCTCAATCCCAGTGCGCGGGGCTCCCTGGTTCTGGGCACCGGCGAGCTGTTGCCCGAGGGCAGCGCGCGCCTGTCGGTGGCGGGTCACTATGAGAGCAACCCGCTGTCGCTCTACCGCGAGGGAGAGCGGCTGGGGGCGGTGGTGGGACATCGCGTGACCGGGCACCTGCTGGCGGCGTGGGCGCCCCTTCGCTGGTTGGAAGTGGGCGCGCAGGTGCCCCTGGTGGTCTGGCAGCGGGGAGACGATCTCTCGGCCCGAGGTGTCCCGGCGCTCGCGAGCGCGGGCCTGGGCACGCCCCTGCTCCACGTCCGGCTGGGCCTGCTCGCGCAACAGCGCCAGGCGCCGGTGGACCTCGCGCTCGAGCTGGGGGTGGGCCTGCCCCTGGGCAGCGCGGAGGCGCTCTCGCGCGATGGCGCCGTGCGGCTCGCCCCCAAGGTGATGCTGGGCCGCGACCTGGGCTGGCTGCGCACCGGCATGGAGGTGGGGGTGCTGGTGCGGCCCGCGGTCATCCTCGGGGATGGAACGAAGGTGCAGGACGAGGTGGGCAACGAGCTGCGTCTGGGCGCGGCGGTGTCCACCCGGGGGGCGGGACTGCGGGGTGAGTTGAATGTGCGGGGCTCCGTGCCGCTCGCCGCTCGCGAGTCGGGCTCCGTGGAGGTGCTGGCGGGCCTGCGCCTGCCGTTGGGCTCGTCCGCCGAGGCCTATGCGCTGGGGGGTCCGGGTTTTGGTAACGCCCCGGGCACGCCGGCCTTCCGCGTGCTGCTCGGCGTGGCCCTGGGGGGCCGCGACCGCTCGGCGGCCGCCGCGCCGGGGGGGCCGGATGGGGATGGGGACGGGGTGGTCGACGCGCGGGACAAGTGCCCCACGGAAGCCGGTCCGGCCTCGCGCCAGGGCTGCCCGGTGAGGGACGAGGACCGGGATGGCATCGCGGACGAGTTCGACAGGTGCCCCACGAAGGTGGGGCCGCCCGCGACGCTGGGCTGCCCGGTGCCGGTGAAGGACACGGACCAGGATGGCATCGCGGACACGAGCGATGACTGCCCGAAGGAGCCGGGTCCGGCCTCGAGTCTGGGTTGCCCGGTGCGGCTCGTGGACGCGGACGCGGACAAGGATGGTGTCGCCGACAGCGTGGATGGGTGTCCGAGGGAAGCGGGCCCGGCCTCGAGCCAGGGCTGCCCGGTGAAGCGCGCGGACGCGAGCGCGGGGGGGGACAAGGACAAGGACGGCGTGGCGGACGCCCTGGACAACTGTCCCACCGAGGCCGGCGTGGCCACCAACCAGGGCTGCCCGGAGAAGCAGAAGCAGTACGTGGCCATCCAGAAGGGCAAGCTGGAGATCAAGGAGCAGGTGGCCTTCGCCAACCGCAAGGCCGTCATCCAGCCGAGCTCCTTCGCGATGTTGAATCAGGTGTCGGGCATCCTCGGCCAGCACCCGGAGTTCGGGCGGGTGATCATCGAGGGACACACGGACAACCGTGGCAGCGCGGAGGCCAATCGCAAGTTGTCGCTGGCTCGCGCCGAGGCGGTGAAGGCCTATCTGGTGAGCAAGGGCGTGCAGGCCTCGCGCCTGGAGACCAGGGGCCTGGGTCCCGATCAGCCCATCCGCTCCAACCTGACGGAGAGCGGCCGCGTGGCCAACCGCCGCGTGGAATTCATCATCGCCACCCCTGAGCGCGAGCTGAAGTAG
- a CDS encoding sensor histidine kinase yields MKVLGRIGYGLALGLFGCGLNLAALEVLPGVHLLLGPLLVLITAVLLGPVSGGAAGAVAGLATIRLWHHPWGALNLALEGLFVGALRRRLTPLVADALYWLMSPLFFFLTYYLVEGIPAEGVRVAGVKQAVNGLLAALVLQVLLLIPRVRRCLRPLLPPPLAEVSIGRTFSSALTLGAVVPLLVLGGAEGRERYDSQLRQVEEENLHAARVVANEVESSIGHVRHGVGQLARTLSQGLTAGGQLPGQHFLEGELDALVTYSPEVHQAYVGNPEGLAMAYSPRHDLSGRPLAGSDYSDRAYVRLVQQARGPLVSDVLSGRSHSPGPLVVAVAPIRQDERYAGYVLAAMDLPRLRQHAHAQVQNSDRRIRVTDARGSVVFDSAITGTGHEPLRNITATPLARALEEVTSGGTGTYSTEEEGSPVLRVGQLHHFGMVTVPSLGWRVVVEQPGTRLQREVERAYFSLLGTMVLAIGAAVLLALVFTRTIVAPVQAVSDAAARQAAGERMARASEAAQDAPRELSQLAETFDRMTGQLSRQMEAIERTSREKDAFLSIASHELKTPLTALKAHVQLLRRKLGGEHGERLDNVSRQVDRVTRLVNQLLDASQLGLEQLPLQRTRLDLSEVVRRVAEELVAASPLHTLAFTAQPLLGDFDELRLEQVVHNLVSNAIKYNPTGGVIEVELQEVAGCEAELRVSDRGIGLRVEDEEQLFGRFERGDRRELTGISGIGVGLYVSREIVRRHGGRISLRSREGGGAVATVRLPLAPAEQRSAAPAS; encoded by the coding sequence ATGAAAGTCCTGGGGCGAATCGGGTACGGTCTGGCGCTCGGGCTGTTCGGGTGCGGGCTGAACCTGGCGGCCCTGGAGGTGTTGCCCGGAGTGCATCTGCTGCTCGGGCCCCTGCTGGTGCTCATCACCGCGGTGCTGCTCGGTCCGGTGAGTGGAGGCGCCGCGGGGGCCGTGGCGGGGCTGGCGACGATCCGGCTGTGGCACCACCCGTGGGGCGCGCTCAACCTGGCGCTGGAGGGGCTCTTCGTGGGCGCGCTGCGCCGGCGCCTCACGCCCCTGGTGGCCGATGCCCTCTACTGGCTGATGAGCCCGCTGTTCTTCTTCCTCACCTACTACCTGGTGGAGGGCATCCCGGCCGAGGGCGTGCGGGTGGCGGGGGTGAAGCAGGCGGTGAATGGGCTGCTGGCGGCGCTGGTGCTCCAGGTGCTGCTGCTCATCCCCCGCGTGCGCCGGTGCCTCCGGCCGCTCCTGCCGCCGCCGCTGGCGGAGGTCTCCATCGGCCGGACCTTCAGCTCGGCGCTCACGCTGGGGGCGGTGGTGCCCCTGCTGGTGCTGGGCGGGGCCGAGGGCCGCGAGCGCTACGACTCGCAATTGCGCCAGGTGGAGGAGGAGAACCTGCACGCCGCCCGGGTGGTGGCCAACGAGGTCGAGAGCAGCATCGGGCACGTGCGGCATGGAGTGGGTCAGCTCGCGCGCACGCTGTCCCAGGGGCTCACCGCCGGGGGCCAACTGCCCGGCCAGCACTTCCTCGAGGGCGAGCTGGACGCGCTCGTCACCTACTCGCCCGAGGTGCACCAGGCCTACGTGGGCAATCCCGAGGGCCTGGCGATGGCCTACTCTCCGCGCCACGACCTGTCGGGCCGCCCGCTGGCCGGCTCGGACTACTCCGACCGCGCCTATGTGCGGCTCGTGCAGCAGGCACGGGGGCCCCTCGTGAGCGACGTGCTGAGCGGACGCAGTCACAGCCCCGGGCCGCTCGTGGTGGCGGTGGCCCCCATCCGCCAGGACGAGCGCTACGCGGGCTACGTGCTGGCGGCGATGGACCTGCCGAGGTTGCGCCAGCACGCGCACGCCCAGGTGCAGAACAGCGACCGGCGCATCCGCGTCACCGATGCGCGCGGCAGCGTGGTCTTCGACTCGGCCATCACGGGGACGGGACACGAGCCGCTGCGCAACATCACCGCGACCCCCCTGGCGCGCGCGCTGGAGGAAGTGACCAGCGGCGGCACGGGCACCTATTCGACCGAGGAGGAGGGCTCGCCGGTGTTGCGCGTGGGGCAATTGCACCACTTCGGCATGGTGACGGTGCCCTCCCTGGGCTGGCGCGTGGTGGTGGAGCAGCCCGGCACCCGGCTGCAGCGCGAGGTGGAACGGGCCTACTTCAGCCTGCTGGGCACCATGGTGCTGGCCATCGGGGCCGCGGTGCTGCTGGCGCTCGTCTTCACGCGCACCATCGTCGCGCCGGTGCAGGCCGTGTCCGACGCGGCGGCCCGGCAGGCGGCCGGAGAGCGCATGGCACGCGCCTCCGAGGCCGCCCAGGACGCCCCCCGCGAGCTCAGCCAGCTCGCGGAGACGTTCGATCGCATGACCGGGCAGCTCTCGCGGCAGATGGAGGCCATCGAGCGCACCAGCCGGGAGAAGGACGCCTTCCTGTCCATCGCCTCGCACGAGCTGAAGACGCCGCTCACGGCGCTCAAGGCACACGTGCAGCTCCTGCGGCGCAAGCTGGGCGGCGAGCACGGCGAGCGCCTGGACAACGTGAGCCGGCAGGTGGACCGGGTGACACGCCTGGTGAACCAGTTGCTGGATGCCTCGCAGCTCGGCCTGGAGCAGCTGCCCCTGCAGCGCACGCGCCTGGACCTGAGCGAGGTGGTGCGGCGGGTGGCCGAGGAGCTCGTGGCCGCCTCGCCCCTGCACACGCTCGCCTTCACCGCTCAGCCGCTCCTGGGCGACTTCGACGAGCTGCGCCTGGAGCAGGTGGTGCACAACCTCGTGTCCAACGCCATCAAGTACAACCCCACGGGCGGCGTCATCGAGGTGGAGCTCCAGGAGGTGGCGGGCTGTGAGGCGGAGCTGCGCGTGAGCGACCGGGGCATCGGCCTGCGGGTGGAGGACGAAGAGCAGCTCTTCGGCCGCTTCGAGCGCGGGGACCGGCGCGAGCTGACGGGCATCTCGGGCATCGGCGTGGGGCTGTACGTGTCGCGGGAAATCGTCCGCCGGCATGGCGGCCGCATCTCGCTGCGCTCACGCGAGGGAGGCGGCGCGGTGGCCACGGTGCGGCTGCCCCTGGCGCCCGCCGAGCAGCGCTCCGCCGCGCCCGCCTCTTAG
- a CDS encoding DUF2381 family protein: MPPSLPTTLLLLHLLAGAPSASGIVPGQTALPDERHIELTADGARQDWEVRISPNQASNLMFNAPLRRGSVTVQERELFQSVMVDENAGLITLLPSAMAPPGKTVMLVVGFADNNVPENTTFRLVVRADQVERQVRVDRKPLSASFFQEEARQARERAEHCETALGRQTTRKCQEDLVGLFSARLVKKGIGIRSLDFFSDLPQSPADSLFVKEAYSYRAIGRVAVELWLDESHQQPWRVKSAELVTEEGHSLRVLRTWQSPGVLRPGDLRQIVVEAEAPEPQSQESFLLRLTEAEGTRTLTVRGVTFP; this comes from the coding sequence ATGCCGCCGTCTCTTCCGACTACGCTCTTGTTGCTTCACCTCCTCGCGGGTGCGCCCAGCGCGTCCGGAATCGTCCCAGGACAGACCGCCCTGCCAGACGAGCGTCACATCGAGCTGACAGCAGACGGAGCCAGACAGGACTGGGAGGTTCGCATCAGCCCCAATCAAGCCTCCAACCTGATGTTCAACGCGCCTCTGCGCAGAGGGAGCGTCACGGTCCAGGAGCGCGAACTCTTCCAGTCCGTGATGGTGGATGAAAACGCTGGGTTGATCACCCTTCTCCCCTCCGCGATGGCGCCACCGGGAAAGACAGTGATGTTGGTGGTGGGCTTCGCGGACAACAACGTCCCGGAGAACACCACCTTCCGACTGGTGGTGCGCGCCGACCAGGTGGAACGGCAAGTCCGAGTCGACCGGAAACCACTCTCGGCCTCATTCTTCCAGGAGGAAGCAAGACAGGCACGCGAGCGCGCTGAGCACTGCGAGACGGCACTGGGGCGACAAACGACGCGAAAATGCCAGGAAGACCTCGTGGGCCTGTTCAGTGCCAGGCTCGTGAAGAAGGGGATCGGCATCCGCTCGCTGGACTTCTTTTCCGACCTCCCCCAGTCGCCCGCGGACAGCCTTTTCGTGAAGGAAGCCTACAGCTACCGGGCCATCGGCCGGGTCGCGGTGGAATTGTGGCTGGATGAATCCCATCAACAGCCCTGGCGGGTGAAGTCGGCCGAGCTGGTCACCGAGGAAGGGCATTCCCTGCGCGTGCTCCGCACCTGGCAATCGCCGGGCGTGCTCCGTCCGGGAGACCTGCGACAGATCGTGGTGGAAGCGGAAGCCCCCGAGCCCCAGTCCCAGGAGTCCTTCCTGCTGCGGCTGACGGAGGCGGAAGGAACCCGGACCCTCACCGTGCGCGGCGTGACGTTTCCTTGA